The bacterium genome contains the following window.
ACACGACGCGGCACCCACGCCTCAGCGTTGCACTACTCACACACGGTTCACTAGGCCCCGTCGAGCCCCAGCACGCGACGCGGGTTGTCCCAGTAGATGGCCTGCAGTTCCGCCTCGCTCAGCCCCGAGTTCTCATACTGCCCGATGACGAAGGCGGGATCAATGAGGTCCATGTCCGAGCCATAGAGCAACTGCCCGGCGCCGCAGAGGTCCAGCGCCCGCGTGATCTTGCCCGCGCCGGCCCAACTGCTGCAGAACTCCAGGTACACATTGGGGTGGCGCTGCGCCACCTGCGCCGCCTCGGCCACGGCGCTGCCGAGGGCGTGGGCGATGATGAAGTTGACGTGCGGGTACTGCTCGGCCCAACGGGACAGGACGCCGGTCACGTCCGGGCCGCCGCTGTGGATCTTCACCAGCCGCGCCCGCCGGGCGATCTCGGCCATCAGGTCCTGCATCTTGGGGTCGGCGTTGTGCACCGCCGAGTATGAGGAGTGGATCTTCACGCCCACGAAGTTCGGCAGTGACAGGTAGCGATCCATCTCCGCCACCGACCGGGCCAGGAAGTTGGCGTTCACATAGACGTAGGCGAGCAACCCCGGGTGGCCGGCGAAGTCGGTGGCGATCTCCGCGTTGCCCTCCTCCATGCTGTAACACAGCGCCAGCACCGACGAGCACGCGACATGGGCGATGTCGTGCTGCTCACACAGGGCCAGCAACTGGTCCACGCGTCGGGTGCCCGGGATCGGGAAGTTCCAGTGGCCATAGTGGCCATGGACATCAATCTTGGTCATCTACTCGCCCTCGCGGCCCAGGAACCGCAGCACATTGCCGGCGAAGAAGTCCGCGCGCTGCCCGGGGCTGAGCGCGGCACAGGCCCCCTGCTGGTAGGCCGCCGCGAAGTTCCGGTCCGGGATGTTGCTCCCGAACACCAGCCGATCGAAGCCGGCCACCTGCCCCACGTACTCCAGCGTGCCCGGCGTGTCGTACATGTGCGACTCGCTGTAGAAGCCGGGCCAGCGCGCCAGCACCGAGGCCGTCTCGGCATTCACCCCGTAGCCCGACCCGATCAGCAGCACATTGCCTCCCAGCGGCCCGAGGCGCTCGCCGATGACCGTCTGCTGCCCGGGCGGGCCGGCCGGGAGGACGATCGGCAGGCCGACCTCGGCGATCAGCTCGCACAGGTCCAGGAAGGGCTGGAAGATGATCGGCCAGCCCTGCACGTCGGGGAAGAACCGGACGGCGACGAAGCCGTCGTCCGCGCAGCGGAGGACCTCGTCGTGGCAGTGCAGATGCCGTCCGGGATGGACGGTCGCCACCGGCAGCAGCGCCGGGTGCTCCCGGCAGGCCTGGAGCGTTTCCTCGTTGCCGCTGAGGAAGTCATACTCCACCCCCCGCAGGCTGTGGGTGAGCGCCTGATCCACATGGTGGCGCTCCAGCAGCCCCAGGAGCGTGGTCAGCGACAGGTCGCGGGTGTCGCGCGGGCAGAGCCCGAAGCAGGTGTTGGCATCAATGAGCATGTGCGGAGGTCGCGTCAGTGTTGTGTCGGCTTGGAGGGGACGTTAGCCGCCGTTGCGGATGACGCCCAGTCTGACCAGGCGCTTGTAGTAGTGCCAGTACGCCCAGTACCACCAGATGAAGACGAGAGCGATGGTGAGCAGCAGCAGCCGGCCGGCCAGCGGCAGCGGGAGGGGCCGCCCCAGCCCGAACAGCACGTTGTCCACCGAGATGAACAGGGCGGCGGCGCCACTGGCCGGCAGCGCCAGCCCCGCCAACACGACGCCCAGGTACTTGAGCTTGCGCCGGTTGAACAGCCGCGCCCACAGGGACTTGGGGTACGGCTTGCGGTCCCACATGCCGTACCAGATCAGCGACCGCGGACTGCGCACGACCTTGTCGGGCAGGTAATGGTGGCGAATGCCCAGGTACCACCAGAAGGCCACGCCCAGGGCCCCCACCACCAGCACCTTCGTAACCACCAGTAAGGGCCAGCCCCCGTACCCCAGGTGCTCGGCAAACAGGTAGAAAGGGTTCCCCTCGTGTGACAGTTGCGGGTCGCGGAAATCGGTCGTGATCAGGTCCAGCACATGCGACAGAACGCCGAAAGCCAAGACATTGCGCAGACTGCTCACTTCGGGTGCGCCCAGGGGGCGCATCTGCAGATCAGACAAGAGCGGCTCCCTCTGACACGACGATGATCTCGGCGCGGGACTGAGGCCCGCCACGGCAGGCCGGGCGGCTACTGGTAGCTCCTCAGAGCCACGAGCGCCTCGCCCACGACCCGTTGCACTTCGGGCAGCGGCAGGTCCCTGGTGCCCACCATCTCCAGCACCACGTACTGCAACCCGGGCACCTCGGTGAGCGCCTGGTAGTACCCCGGCACGTCCGCCATGCCCTTGCCCGGTATCTGGTTCTCGAGTGGCCCGATGCTCAGGTCATCCGACAGGTAGTCCCGAATGCGCGCGGTGCAGATCCGGTCGCGCAGCTCGTGCACGGCCTGGATCGGGTCCTCCCCCACACGCTGCAGGTGCGTGTTGTCCATGTTCAGGCCGATCCACTCGCTCTGCAGTTCGTCGAGCATGCGGCGAGCGGTGGCGACATTGTACACCGCCGACCGCACGTGCGGCTTCACCGACAGCTTGATGCCGGTGCGCTCGCAGACCGGTAGCGCCTCGCGGAGCTGCGCCACCACCGTCTCCCACGAGGCCTCATTGTCGGAGGTGCCGCCGGTGCCCAGCGTCATGTACGGCGCGCCCATGGCCCGGGCGGCTTCCGCCAGCGGCTCGAAGCGGTCGGTGCCCAGCGCGCCACTGCACCCCACGGACTCCAGGGCCAGGCCGGCAGCATCCAGCTTCGCCCGCATGGCCTGGTAGACCTCGGGGGCTTCCCCCGGCTTCAGGTGCTCGCCCATCCCGGGGATGGCGCCCAATTCCACTGCGTCATACCCGGCCTCGCCGAGGGCGGCGATGGCCGTGTCAAAGTCGTGTCCAGCGAAGAGCAACGTCGAACAACCCAGCTTCATCCGTATCTTCTCTCCCGGGGGCCCGAGTGCAGTGACGGTGGGTGGAAGGGCCGCCCGTTCGTTACAGAGTTAGCCCCCAGCGTTGGTCTTGGCGCTCACCAGGATCTTCTTGGCGATGGGCTTGAACTTGTCCCATTGTGCCGCAGGAGCCTCCGCCCAGACCTGGTAGCCAAAGTCCCCCCCCGTGCACGAGATGCGCCACCCCTTCATCTTGACGGCAAAGAGGCCGACCTTCTTGACCGTCGTGTACTCCGAGTAGGCGGCGGGCATCCCGGCGAAGCTCCAGGCGTCCATGTCCCCCGACTCTGCGTACTTCGGGTCTCTCTTCTTCTGCAGCTCCCCCTGTGTGGCGTGGAACTTGCCCTCGCCGCGGGCCGCCACCGAGGAGCCCCCCTCGGTCCCCATGGTCCGGGCCATGGCCGAGGCAACGTCGCTCATCGCGCCCTTGGTGCCACTGCCCTCCACGTGCACGCGACACAGCTTCGTGGCCTTGACCGTCATCTGCTCGTAGCTGCCCGACGAGCCCGAGGTCGTGAACTTGTAGTTGCCCGGAACCGACATCGAGAGCAGCTTGGTCATGCTCTGCTTGCTGGCCCAGTCGGCCGGGTCGGGCGGCGGTCCGGCGGCGGTCTTCATGCCGAGGAACTGCGCGACGAGCACCACCACCACGACCGCCACACCCGCGCCGGCATAGTAGGGCCACAGTGGCCGCGGCTGCTCGACGGTGGGCAGGGGGCGTCGCGTCGGTGCGGGCGCGGCCCCGACGGGCTTGGCCGAGGCCGGTGGGGCCCCGGGCGGCGCAGCGGGCTGCGCGCCCCCACCCGCGGGCGCTGCCGCGGGTGGCTTCTCGGCGACCAGGGACTTGTTACACCAGGTGCAGATGTTATCGGCGTCGCTGACCTCCCCGCAGTGCGGGCACTTCTTGGCCATGTCCCACCTGCCTTCATCTACAGCCCCTGGAAGTACGTCACCCAGCGCGGCAGCCCCGTCTCGATCGCCTCCAGGTCGCAGATCTCGTATTCAAGAGCGTAATCGCCCTTGTAGCCGATGCTCTCGAGGCTGTCAATGACCCAGCGGTAGTCAATGTCCCCGTCCCCGAGGTG
Protein-coding sequences here:
- a CDS encoding amidohydrolase yields the protein MTKIDVHGHYGHWNFPIPGTRRVDQLLALCEQHDIAHVACSSVLALCYSMEEGNAEIATDFAGHPGLLAYVYVNANFLARSVAEMDRYLSLPNFVGVKIHSSYSAVHNADPKMQDLMAEIARRARLVKIHSGGPDVTGVLSRWAEQYPHVNFIIAHALGSAVAEAAQVAQRHPNVYLEFCSSWAGAGKITRALDLCGAGQLLYGSDMDLIDPAFVIGQYENSGLSEAELQAIYWDNPRRVLGLDGA
- a CDS encoding amidohydrolase, translating into MLIDANTCFGLCPRDTRDLSLTTLLGLLERHHVDQALTHSLRGVEYDFLSGNEETLQACREHPALLPVATVHPGRHLHCHDEVLRCADDGFVAVRFFPDVQGWPIIFQPFLDLCELIAEVGLPIVLPAGPPGQQTVIGERLGPLGGNVLLIGSGYGVNAETASVLARWPGFYSESHMYDTPGTLEYVGQVAGFDRLVFGSNIPDRNFAAAYQQGACAALSPGQRADFFAGNVLRFLGREGE
- a CDS encoding sugar phosphate isomerase/epimerase is translated as MKLGCSTLLFAGHDFDTAIAALGEAGYDAVELGAIPGMGEHLKPGEAPEVYQAMRAKLDAAGLALESVGCSGALGTDRFEPLAEAARAMGAPYMTLGTGGTSDNEASWETVVAQLREALPVCERTGIKLSVKPHVRSAVYNVATARRMLDELQSEWIGLNMDNTHLQRVGEDPIQAVHELRDRICTARIRDYLSDDLSIGPLENQIPGKGMADVPGYYQALTEVPGLQYVVLEMVGTRDLPLPEVQRVVGEALVALRSYQ